One Natronolimnobius sp. AArcel1 genomic region harbors:
- a CDS encoding ABC transporter ATP-binding protein, with the protein MTDDILRVNGLSTRFFTEQGQVNAVSNLDLRIERGEVFGIVGESGSGKSVTARSVIDLIESPGEITDGEIWFNDADLAEAIADDHPEAVDGSFVNLRDIPTEARRSLRGTSFSMIFQDPESSFNPSLTVGEQIAEAVEVQQRASANPRSTRAKTQSYSLGSLMLSSVMPSRKYINEASRERAIELLELVGIPDPVERAEEYPHEYSGGMLQRAMIAQALAGEPDILVADEPTTALDVTIQAQVLDLLDDLQKKTGMTIFLITHNLGVVARMCDRVGVMYAGEIVERGTLEDVFDDHVHPYTEGLLGSIPDLEATGDRLEPIPGNVPSLLEHEMDDRCQFADRCPKAMEECLSHPPEYDADGSDEHTARCVLAEHSYSEARALSSDFFGDTVDETHEDTERASEPAESTLEGPGGEDR; encoded by the coding sequence ATGACTGACGATATTCTGCGCGTAAACGGACTCTCGACGCGATTCTTCACGGAACAGGGACAGGTAAACGCGGTTTCGAACCTCGACTTGCGGATCGAACGCGGCGAGGTGTTCGGAATCGTCGGCGAGAGCGGTTCTGGAAAGAGTGTGACCGCTCGCTCGGTCATCGATCTGATCGAATCACCTGGCGAAATCACTGACGGCGAGATCTGGTTCAACGACGCCGACCTCGCCGAGGCAATCGCAGACGACCACCCTGAAGCGGTCGACGGCTCGTTTGTGAACCTCCGTGACATCCCGACGGAAGCGCGTCGATCCCTTCGTGGCACGTCGTTCAGCATGATCTTCCAGGACCCAGAGAGTAGCTTCAACCCGAGTCTCACCGTCGGCGAACAGATCGCCGAAGCCGTCGAAGTCCAGCAGCGAGCCAGTGCGAACCCGCGATCAACTCGAGCGAAAACGCAGTCGTACTCGCTGGGATCGCTCATGCTCTCCTCGGTCATGCCCTCGAGGAAGTACATCAACGAGGCGAGTCGCGAGCGAGCGATCGAACTGCTCGAGTTGGTCGGCATCCCGGATCCCGTCGAGCGTGCCGAGGAGTACCCACACGAGTACTCCGGTGGGATGCTCCAGCGGGCGATGATCGCGCAGGCGCTCGCCGGAGAGCCGGACATACTGGTTGCTGACGAGCCGACAACGGCACTCGACGTCACGATTCAGGCACAGGTTCTCGATCTGCTCGATGACCTCCAAAAGAAAACTGGCATGACGATTTTCCTGATCACGCACAATCTGGGTGTCGTTGCCAGAATGTGCGATCGTGTCGGCGTGATGTACGCCGGTGAAATCGTCGAACGCGGAACGCTCGAGGATGTCTTCGATGACCACGTCCATCCCTACACTGAGGGACTACTCGGGTCGATTCCCGACCTCGAGGCGACTGGTGACCGCCTCGAGCCGATTCCAGGTAACGTGCCAAGTCTGTTGGAACACGAAATGGACGATCGGTGCCAGTTCGCTGATCGCTGTCCGAAGGCTATGGAGGAGTGTCTCTCTCACCCACCAGAGTACGACGCCGATGGCAGCGACGAGCACACCGCGCGGTGTGTTCTTGCCGAACACTCCTATTCCGAAGCAAGAGCACTCTCGAGTGACTTCTTTGGCGACACAGTCGACGAGACGCACGAGGACACTGAGAGGGCGTCTGAACCAGCTGAATCGACGCTCGAGGGGCCAGGAGGTGAGGACCGATGA
- a CDS encoding ABC transporter permease, with translation MISDRLKSNLKQEFRSSLLPKVGLIILLSIVFMALFAPILATHNPSTTGHFDEGDSYPPMGTTADGYEVVDGEREPVVVESSSDHYLGTNNVGQDVFSRLLYGARTSLLVGILGTGLAVLMGVPFGLVSGYYGGRVDDAMMRVADVMLAFPSLVLALALIGVFGSMTIPIPDPFVAAGFADGMPGSTPLPGTVTLVVGLVTWVWFARVARGEAMAIRNEEYVKAARSLGASNRTILLKHVLPNSLTPVIVLATIQVAAIILLESSLSYLGFSGTTLSWGYEIQRGQDYLRQNWWIATIPGIGIVLSVVSINLLGDWLRDSLDPNIEGEGGGA, from the coding sequence ATGATTTCGGATCGGCTCAAATCCAACCTCAAACAGGAATTTCGAAGCAGTTTGCTGCCGAAAGTTGGACTCATTATCCTGCTTTCTATCGTGTTTATGGCACTGTTTGCGCCCATTCTCGCAACACATAACCCCAGTACGACCGGCCACTTTGACGAGGGTGACTCGTACCCACCGATGGGAACCACTGCTGATGGCTACGAGGTCGTCGACGGTGAGCGAGAACCCGTCGTTGTTGAATCCTCGAGCGATCACTACCTCGGGACGAACAACGTCGGACAGGACGTCTTCTCGAGACTGTTGTACGGCGCTCGCACTTCGTTACTCGTTGGGATCCTCGGGACTGGCCTTGCCGTGTTGATGGGCGTTCCGTTCGGCCTGGTCTCTGGCTATTACGGCGGCCGGGTCGACGATGCGATGATGCGAGTCGCAGATGTCATGCTTGCGTTCCCATCACTCGTCCTGGCGCTTGCACTGATCGGCGTCTTCGGCTCGATGACGATACCGATTCCCGATCCATTCGTCGCGGCCGGCTTTGCGGACGGAATGCCCGGATCGACACCGTTACCCGGAACGGTGACACTTGTCGTCGGGCTCGTTACCTGGGTCTGGTTCGCCCGCGTGGCCCGCGGTGAGGCGATGGCGATACGCAACGAAGAGTACGTCAAAGCCGCCCGCAGTCTTGGGGCGAGCAACAGGACAATCCTCCTCAAACACGTCCTGCCGAACAGCCTGACGCCGGTGATCGTTCTCGCGACGATTCAGGTCGCCGCGATTATCCTCCTCGAGAGTTCGCTGTCGTATCTTGGATTCTCCGGGACGACACTCTCGTGGGGCTATGAGATCCAGCGCGGACAGGATTACCTGCGGCAGAACTGGTGGATTGCAACGATCCCCGGCATTGGAATCGTCCTGTCGGTGGTCAGTATCAACTTGCTCGGTGATTGGCTTCGAGACTCGCTCGATCCAAACATCGAGGGCGAAGGAGGCGGTGCATAA
- a CDS encoding ABC transporter permease, with amino-acid sequence MAFGKFLLKRTLQGVLVVWGVVTVLFGLRAITPGDPVNLIVDPAVDQATRDRIREELGLDQPIYVQYADYLQDLLVGDLGYSYQSSRAVSTMVIERVPATLELAIAATIVALVIAIPLGVISGTRRNDPVDYGATSFSLVGISTPNFWLGIMLILLLSVNLDLFPTGRRPVALHDALWMFLTTFYIGDLLTWLHHIILPAVTLGTYFTALITRLTRSGMLDEYGKPYVTATEAKGIPETLVRYKHVLRNTMIPIITVLGLQLGTLIGGAVVTETVFSWPGLGLRLIGAINNLDWPLIQGIIIFVGISYVIINIAVDAIYAKLNPRVLDE; translated from the coding sequence ATGGCTTTTGGAAAATTCTTGCTCAAACGGACCCTACAAGGGGTGCTCGTCGTCTGGGGGGTCGTCACGGTCCTGTTTGGCCTGCGGGCGATTACGCCCGGCGATCCGGTCAATCTAATCGTTGATCCGGCCGTCGATCAGGCGACCCGCGACCGGATCCGTGAGGAGCTCGGACTCGATCAACCCATCTACGTACAGTACGCTGACTACCTACAGGATCTCCTCGTTGGCGATCTTGGCTACTCCTACCAGTCGAGTCGGGCGGTTTCGACAATGGTTATAGAGCGGGTTCCGGCAACGCTCGAGCTCGCTATCGCAGCCACCATCGTCGCGCTCGTGATTGCGATTCCGCTCGGCGTTATTAGTGGAACTCGGCGTAACGATCCGGTTGACTACGGAGCAACGTCGTTCTCGCTGGTCGGGATCAGTACGCCGAACTTCTGGCTCGGGATCATGTTGATCTTATTGTTGTCGGTCAATCTCGATCTCTTCCCGACGGGACGGCGGCCAGTTGCGCTCCACGATGCGCTGTGGATGTTTCTGACGACGTTCTACATTGGTGATTTGCTCACCTGGTTACATCATATCATCCTCCCGGCAGTGACACTGGGGACGTACTTCACGGCACTCATCACTCGCCTCACGAGAAGTGGCATGCTCGATGAGTACGGCAAGCCCTACGTAACCGCGACCGAGGCAAAGGGGATTCCGGAGACGCTCGTTCGGTACAAGCACGTCCTCCGAAACACGATGATTCCGATCATCACCGTCCTCGGCCTCCAACTCGGAACGCTGATCGGCGGTGCAGTCGTCACGGAGACGGTCTTCTCCTGGCCCGGGCTGGGGCTACGGCTCATCGGCGCGATCAACAATCTCGACTGGCCGCTTATCCAGGGGATCATTATCTTCGTCGGAATCAGCTACGTGATCATCAACATCGCCGTCGACGCAATCTATGCAAAACTCAACCCACGGGTGCTAGACGAATGA
- a CDS encoding ABC transporter substrate-binding protein, giving the protein MKGADNQSTGRRSVLKATGAVGVTAGLGAIAGCLDDPTGDDDETDELVITQGEIIENPDPNDHITGPYFNVLDPVYEPLFNVTPEFEFEPRVVTEWEDTDDGAELTIQEGITFHNGDEMTADDVAYTFNRMIDPDEGIESDQAAGLGAIDNAEALDETTVLLEHDVAPSLAEFEYANYGRVVNQEWIEDQDQPIAGNDADAFNGTGPYEVVEYEPDVQIVLEPFDDYWGDDATLERVVFNQDGESSGRANALETGESDIVDNIIPEDVAGVDDADGVEIREETSLRNVFLVMKSGVEPFDSTEFRQAMNYAVDNQGIIEDSLGGYGEAMTQPIPDGVFGHNPDLDPYEQDLEYAEELVEESGHAGVEITLYSPEGRYLNDADVAEMAADQIDQLENVDCDFDTAPFPDISDANSAPYDDDEIPFFLIGWGVITGDSDYGLAPFFVEEAPQETLRNEDISEMILESQTIEDEDEREAQLQEINAELREEAPWVFLHSQDSVYGVRDDIGWEPRADESIYLWDIDS; this is encoded by the coding sequence ATGAAGGGTGCTGACAACCAGAGTACCGGACGTCGTTCTGTTCTCAAGGCTACCGGCGCAGTCGGTGTAACGGCCGGACTGGGCGCTATCGCAGGCTGCCTGGACGATCCAACCGGTGATGACGACGAGACTGACGAACTCGTCATCACGCAAGGAGAAATCATCGAGAACCCGGATCCCAACGACCACATTACGGGTCCCTATTTCAACGTTCTCGACCCCGTATACGAGCCGCTGTTCAACGTAACACCTGAGTTCGAGTTTGAGCCTCGCGTCGTCACAGAGTGGGAAGACACTGACGACGGCGCTGAACTCACGATTCAGGAAGGTATTACCTTCCACAACGGCGATGAGATGACCGCAGACGACGTCGCCTACACGTTCAACCGAATGATCGATCCCGACGAGGGAATCGAAAGCGATCAGGCCGCCGGCCTGGGTGCAATCGACAACGCCGAGGCACTCGACGAGACGACCGTTCTGTTAGAACACGACGTCGCGCCATCGCTTGCTGAGTTCGAATACGCAAATTACGGCCGCGTCGTCAACCAAGAATGGATCGAAGACCAGGACCAGCCAATCGCTGGCAACGACGCCGACGCGTTCAACGGTACCGGACCGTACGAAGTCGTCGAATACGAACCCGACGTCCAGATCGTCCTCGAGCCGTTCGATGACTACTGGGGCGATGACGCAACACTCGAGCGCGTCGTCTTCAATCAGGACGGCGAGTCGAGCGGGCGCGCAAACGCACTCGAGACCGGCGAAAGCGACATTGTCGACAACATCATCCCAGAAGACGTAGCTGGTGTCGACGATGCAGACGGCGTCGAGATCCGCGAGGAAACGAGCCTCCGGAACGTCTTCCTCGTGATGAAATCGGGCGTCGAGCCGTTCGACAGCACCGAGTTCCGACAGGCAATGAACTACGCCGTCGATAATCAGGGAATTATCGAAGACTCACTTGGCGGCTACGGCGAAGCGATGACGCAGCCAATTCCAGACGGTGTCTTCGGCCACAATCCGGATCTCGATCCCTACGAACAGGATCTCGAGTATGCAGAAGAACTCGTCGAAGAGAGTGGGCACGCGGGCGTCGAGATCACGCTGTACTCGCCTGAGGGTCGGTACCTCAACGATGCCGACGTTGCCGAGATGGCCGCCGACCAGATCGACCAACTCGAGAACGTCGATTGTGACTTCGACACCGCGCCGTTCCCAGACATCTCTGACGCCAACAGTGCGCCGTACGACGACGACGAGATACCGTTCTTCCTCATCGGCTGGGGCGTCATCACGGGTGATTCCGACTACGGATTGGCCCCGTTCTTTGTCGAGGAAGCACCGCAGGAAACGCTGCGCAACGAGGACATCTCTGAGATGATCCTTGAGAGCCAAACGATCGAAGATGAAGACGAGCGCGAAGCACAACTGCAAGAGATCAACGCCGAACTCAGAGAGGAAGCGCCATGGGTGTTCCTCCACTCACAGGACAGCGTCTACGGTGTCCGAGATGATATTGGATGGGAGCCACGGGCAGACGAAAGCATCTATCTCTGGGATATCGACAGCTAA
- a CDS encoding reverse transcriptase-like protein, with protein MAAHGRSALRDLFDESPTPHIAHPPRTHHRDFYVATDGSFRDSGGGLGAVIETRDGTRVARIATADTPPDNNVAEYRALHLGLDVLAARAPRDARVGVLVDHDTLASNVNNAILATNHPDRKAPRPLSVPRETRYHWRGIEARLNGFGEVRAARIDSDQNPAHPLANTPDRYRHVNHEPDRCVLPDPLESTTQATEFPPPSRADRNGSTGGGRASD; from the coding sequence ATGGCCGCTCACGGCCGGTCCGCACTGCGGGACCTGTTCGACGAGTCGCCCACGCCGCACATCGCCCATCCCCCGCGGACCCATCATCGTGACTTCTACGTCGCTACCGATGGGTCTTTCCGGGATTCGGGCGGTGGGCTGGGCGCCGTCATCGAAACGCGCGACGGCACCCGTGTCGCACGCATCGCGACCGCGGATACGCCGCCGGACAACAACGTCGCCGAGTATCGGGCGCTTCATCTCGGCCTCGACGTGTTGGCCGCACGCGCACCTCGAGACGCTCGCGTCGGCGTCCTCGTCGATCATGACACCCTCGCAAGCAACGTCAACAACGCCATCCTCGCGACAAACCACCCAGACCGGAAAGCACCGCGACCGCTTTCGGTCCCGCGAGAAACCCGCTATCACTGGCGCGGTATCGAAGCCCGCCTGAACGGGTTCGGCGAAGTCAGAGCAGCGCGTATCGACAGCGACCAAAACCCCGCTCACCCCCTCGCAAACACACCGGATCGGTATCGCCACGTCAACCACGAACCCGACCGCTGTGTCCTGCCCGACCCCCTCGAGTCGACCACGCAGGCCACCGAGTTCCCACCGCCGTCTCGAGCCGATCGAAACGGATCCACTGGCGGTGGGCGCGCCTCAGACTGA
- a CDS encoding DUF2240 family protein has translation MSLRVAVAAPFIQNGTTRLEEGEFVVALSLDRDWFSPDQAKRLIDVATQDGLLEHDGNDLLVTFETSEVTIPDEFVPNDDILAERSAFERVLDQLVAAGAEKHEAVGAINTLQHELGITIEAAAVVYARREGLEVDDIAPVARATITETGAEER, from the coding sequence ATGAGTCTTCGCGTCGCCGTCGCCGCCCCGTTCATCCAGAACGGGACGACACGCCTCGAGGAAGGTGAGTTCGTGGTTGCGCTCTCGCTCGATCGCGACTGGTTCTCGCCCGATCAGGCCAAACGCCTGATCGACGTTGCAACCCAGGACGGCCTCCTCGAGCACGACGGAAACGACCTTCTCGTGACGTTCGAGACGAGCGAGGTGACGATCCCCGACGAGTTCGTCCCCAACGACGACATTCTCGCCGAGCGCTCGGCGTTCGAGCGCGTCCTCGATCAACTCGTTGCTGCTGGCGCGGAAAAACACGAGGCTGTCGGCGCGATCAACACGCTTCAGCACGAACTCGGTATTACGATCGAAGCCGCTGCTGTCGTCTACGCTCGCCGCGAAGGACTCGAGGTCGACGATATTGCGCCCGTTGCTCGAGCGACGATTACAGAGACGGGAGCCGAAGAGCGTTAG
- a CDS encoding FAD-binding oxidoreductase — translation MTGAYSFLEDLGLEDDQLSFAESRRADHAADWGAEQRGREVLPDVVVWPESTDDVAAVLSAATDHDVPVTPYAAGTGLEGNAVPAHGGISLDLTRMDDIVDYRPDDFQIDVGPGLIGSAVDDHVARDGLFFPPLPSSGDISTVGGMIATDASGMQTVRYGEVSDWVLGLEAVLADGTVVQTGSRAIKSSSGYNLTDLLVGSEGTLAVVTEATLELAGRPQQIHGGRAIFETLEDATEAIFDAVRTEIAVARIELLDELSVRMTNDYLDTGLPDAPMVFLEFHANHGIEEEIDLCRAIFEEHDVLEFEVSASDSEMDDLWEARREIAFAVKHYDDDLEMLHPGDVTVPISAYPEMVTEAKRISAEYDLLTTCYGHAGDGNLHHNVMVDFDDPEMVERGEEVYQQTVEKAIELGGTVTGEHGIGEGKQQFLEAEHGAGAVEMMRRIKRALDPTDTLNPGKIFPETVDGKRVQETSVLESTEFADATNASGSADATDSDE, via the coding sequence ATGACAGGCGCGTACTCGTTTCTCGAGGACCTCGGACTCGAGGACGATCAGCTATCGTTTGCCGAGAGCCGGCGCGCGGACCACGCCGCAGACTGGGGGGCCGAACAGCGCGGCCGAGAGGTCCTCCCGGACGTAGTTGTCTGGCCCGAGAGCACCGACGACGTAGCTGCTGTTCTTTCGGCGGCGACTGACCATGACGTGCCGGTGACGCCCTACGCGGCGGGCACTGGCCTCGAGGGCAACGCGGTCCCGGCCCACGGCGGCATCAGTCTGGATCTGACCCGGATGGATGACATCGTTGACTACCGGCCGGACGATTTCCAGATTGACGTGGGGCCGGGCCTCATCGGTAGCGCGGTCGACGACCACGTCGCCCGCGATGGACTCTTCTTCCCGCCGTTGCCTTCCTCCGGCGACATCTCGACAGTTGGCGGAATGATCGCCACCGACGCGAGCGGCATGCAGACCGTCCGCTACGGCGAAGTGTCTGACTGGGTGCTCGGCCTTGAGGCCGTCCTCGCCGACGGCACCGTCGTCCAGACGGGGTCGCGGGCGATCAAATCCTCGAGTGGCTACAACCTGACAGATCTCCTGGTTGGTAGCGAGGGAACGCTCGCGGTCGTCACCGAGGCGACGCTCGAACTCGCGGGTCGCCCCCAGCAGATCCACGGCGGGCGCGCCATTTTCGAGACGCTTGAGGATGCGACCGAAGCGATCTTCGACGCTGTTCGGACGGAAATCGCCGTCGCCCGAATCGAACTGCTCGACGAACTCAGCGTGCGGATGACCAACGACTATCTCGATACCGGCTTACCCGATGCGCCGATGGTCTTTCTCGAGTTTCACGCAAACCACGGGATCGAAGAAGAAATTGACCTCTGTCGGGCGATCTTCGAAGAGCACGACGTCCTCGAGTTCGAGGTCAGCGCCAGCGACAGCGAGATGGACGATCTCTGGGAGGCTCGCCGAGAAATCGCCTTCGCGGTCAAACACTACGATGACGACCTCGAGATGCTCCATCCCGGCGACGTGACGGTTCCGATCAGCGCCTATCCCGAGATGGTCACGGAAGCCAAGCGAATTTCAGCGGAGTACGACCTGCTGACCACCTGCTACGGCCACGCCGGTGACGGTAATCTCCACCACAACGTGATGGTCGATTTCGACGACCCCGAAATGGTCGAACGCGGCGAGGAGGTCTACCAGCAAACCGTCGAGAAAGCCATCGAACTCGGCGGCACCGTCACCGGCGAACACGGCATCGGCGAGGGCAAACAGCAGTTTCTGGAGGCCGAACACGGCGCAGGCGCAGTCGAAATGATGCGCCGGATCAAACGCGCGCTCGACCCGACGGATACGCTCAATCCAGGGAAGATTTTTCCGGAGACAGTTGATGGGAAGCGAGTGCAGGAGACATCAGTGCTCGAGTCTACCGAGTTCGCCGACGCTACCAACGCCTCCGGATCCGCCGACGCCACTGACTCCGATGAGTGA
- a CDS encoding UbiA family prenyltransferase, whose protein sequence is MALARGQTGVRAVTRAYGSQIHPVFMTPPLAASLFGAVLAGHVSLTLAAIHVAAMFAAVYTAHVKDGYVDFHIRGEDDDHPLTARGCRIGLAASTAAFALCCVLLFVFVNWIAVALTLPTWLIAYHHAPQLDTNPLTTTTGYPLGISLSLLGGFYVQAGTITAVPFAFALVFLVLLSGIKVIDDAQDYEYDRSIQKRTVAVVVGQRRARDVAYGLMAVALSLVVALAAIQLFPPTAILAALAFAAVALIARRAPPTLATMLLIRGSYVFLAVLVAAVWFEPLVWLTAS, encoded by the coding sequence ATGGCGCTCGCGAGGGGACAGACCGGCGTCCGCGCGGTGACTCGAGCGTACGGCTCGCAGATTCATCCAGTGTTTATGACGCCGCCGCTTGCCGCATCGCTGTTCGGGGCGGTTCTCGCCGGGCACGTTTCGCTCACACTCGCTGCGATTCACGTGGCAGCGATGTTCGCGGCGGTGTATACGGCCCACGTCAAAGACGGCTACGTCGATTTTCACATTCGTGGTGAGGACGACGACCATCCGTTGACAGCGCGCGGGTGTCGGATAGGACTCGCGGCGTCGACGGCGGCGTTCGCGCTGTGTTGTGTCCTGCTGTTCGTCTTCGTCAACTGGATCGCGGTCGCGCTGACGCTTCCGACGTGGCTGATCGCCTATCATCATGCGCCCCAACTGGATACCAACCCACTCACAACGACGACGGGCTACCCACTCGGTATTTCGCTCTCGCTTCTGGGTGGCTTCTACGTGCAAGCGGGCACGATTACGGCCGTTCCGTTCGCCTTTGCGCTCGTCTTTCTCGTCTTGCTCTCGGGAATCAAGGTGATTGATGACGCCCAGGATTATGAGTACGACCGCTCGATCCAGAAGCGAACCGTCGCCGTTGTGGTCGGCCAGCGCCGTGCTCGAGATGTGGCCTACGGGCTCATGGCCGTTGCACTCTCACTCGTCGTGGCTCTCGCTGCTATCCAGCTCTTTCCGCCGACAGCAATACTCGCTGCACTCGCGTTCGCCGCAGTCGCGCTCATCGCTCGCCGGGCCCCTCCAACGCTTGCGACGATGTTACTCATCCGGGGCTCGTACGTCTTTCTCGCCGTCCTCGTCGCTGCCGTCTGGTTCGAGCCACTGGTGTGGCTAACAGCGTCGTGA